The proteins below are encoded in one region of Erinaceus europaeus chromosome 15, mEriEur2.1, whole genome shotgun sequence:
- the DCTN5 gene encoding dynactin subunit 5: MELGELLYNKSEYIETASGNKVSRQSVLCGSQNIVLNGKTIVMNDCIIRGDLANVRVGRHCVVKSRSVIRPPFKKFSKGVAFFPLHIGDHVFIEEDCVVNAAQIGSYVHIGKNCVIGRRCVLKDCCKILDNTVLPPETVVPPFTVFSGCPGLFSGELPECTQELMIDVTKSYYQKFLPLTQV, translated from the exons ATGGAGCTGGGCGAGCTGCTGTATAACAAGTCCGAGTATATCGAGACG GCTTCCGGAAACAAGGTTAGTCGCCAGTCAGTGCTGTGCGGCAGTCAGAACATCGTCCTCAATGGCAAG ACCATTGTGATGAATGACTGCATTATCCGAGGGGACCTGGCCAATGTAAGAGTTGGACGGCATTGCGTTGTGAAGAGTAGAAGTGTCATCAGGCCACCTTTCAAGAAATTCAGCAAAGG CGTTGCGTTCTTTCCTTTGCATATCGGAGACCACGTGTTTATCGAGGAAGACTGTGTGGTGAACGCGGCCCAGATCGGCTCTTACGTCCACATCGGCAAGAACTGTGTGATT GGGCGCCGGTGTGTGTTAAAAGACTGCTGCAAAATCCTTGACAACACGGTGTTGCCCCCAGAGACTGTGGTTCCTCCGTTCACTGTCTTCTCGGGCTGCCCAG GACTCTTCTCAGGGGAGCTTCCAGAATGTACCCAGGAGCTGATGATTGACGTCACCAAGAGCTACTACCAGAAGTTTCTACCCTTGACACAGGTCTAA